A segment of the Flavobacterium azooxidireducens genome:
TGATTTGGGTGAAAAATGTTCCGCTGGGCGACATCACATCCAAACTATCTCCTTTTTTTAATTTTTCGTTGACATAGCTTGAGAACAAACCGTGATTGATTTTTTTGACGGCAACTCTCCATTTTTTTTCAGTTGGACTGGAACATAATGAATAGGAACGACGCACATCTTGACCGTCAATCAAGGCTCGCAACGTTAAATGTTGGCCTTGTGTGAATTGAAAATCGGTTTGTAATTCTTGTGGAATATCTAACGTGATGACGGAACAATCTTTTGTTTCCTTGTAGATATCGGCCACTTTTATGCTGTGAAATTTTGCCATAAATCGTAAAAATTAAAACTAACAATTGTTAGTTTACTATGCAAATTTAATGATTATTTTTTAAAGTTACGAAAACGTTTGAAAAAAAGATAATGATTTGAAAATGATTAACAAAGTTAACGGTAAATGACTTACACGATGCCGTTGAGCAGGACTTGCGACATATTTTTGCGTAGGGTTGCTTCGTTAAGATTTTTGGATTTGTTATACCAAAGGTAAAGCGTGCGAAGCGTTGAAAGTGTTGAAAAAATGATTACTTCCGGATTAATGTTTTGAATTTCTTTGTCTTGAATTCCTTTTTTGATGATTTGGCGAAAATTTTGTTCGTATTCTTCCCGCATTTTGATGAAATAATGTAATTCGTTGTCGGTTAGATGCATCCAATCGTTATTTAGGCAAGCTAATGCATCGGAATTTCGCAACGTAATATCAATGTGTAATTGAATTACTTTTTCGATTTTTTGGATGGAAGTAATGTCGGCAGACACAATTTCGTTCATCACATTGGTGAATTCTTCGGCGATTTCGATGACGATTAAAACCAGAATTTCTTGTTTGGATTTGATGTGATTATATAAGCTTGCCGCTTTGATATTCATCGCTTGAGCAATGTCTCGCATCGTCACGGCACTGTATCCTTTTTCTTTGAAAAGTTGTGCAGAAACGGAAATGATTTCGGTTTTTCGGTCGGTAATCTTCATAGAATTTCAAATATAAAGATTTTTTTGGATTGGGTAACTTTTGTTACGGAATGGTTTTGAGATTGTTGTTATTTTTGTGGTATAAATGCGAAAGAACACAGATTTAAGAAATTTGTAAATTAAAAAAATAGAAAATATGGGATTATTGAGTATGTTGGGTTTGGGTGGAAAACAGGAAAGTGTGGGCGACTTTATAGAAAAAGGAGCTATAATTATTGATGTGAGATCTGTAGGCGAATTTCAGCAGGGAAATATTAAGGGTTCAAAAAATATTCCGTTGAACACGATTTCTACAAAGATTGAAGAAATTAAAAAACTGAATAAACCGGTAATTGTTTGTTGCCAAAGTGGAATGCGAAGTTCTCAAGCGAATTCGATTTTAAAAAACAATGGCATTGAATCGATGAATGGTGGCGGTTGGCAAAGTTTGGAACGAAAACTATAAAATTAGGTTTTAATTTTTTTGGATAAACCGGTTTGTGTCAAAACGGTTTCGCCATTGTATTCCAACGTCCAACCCATTGTGTTGGTTAGAATTAATATTTTGGAAAGTTCGCTGATTAATCGGTTTTCGGCATTGGTTTTAAGTTTTGATTTTTCCATTTTTTTGGCGATTTCAGCTTTTACTTTTTTATTAATTTTATTGTAATCGGCAGTGCCAAAAGGGTTAAATGTGCTTTCGTCGATGCTGTAAAAATGAATATCGGGATTAATTTTCATTTCGGCTTCGGGAATGTTTGTGATGGAAATAGTTTTGGTGGTTTCATTAATATCGTATTTAATTTTGCTTAAATCATACGAAACTGTCACTTCTGCATTCACAACCATTAAGGCTTTCTTTTCAAAAGAAATCATATCCATGAAATATTTCTTTTGGTCTTTGTATGTC
Coding sequences within it:
- a CDS encoding DUF4230 domain-containing protein — its product is MATRRNQSTETQLKNVLVPIIQAIGRSGKLIYIIIIGVLLYLGYQYFTREKDSSTIEYNSALIEKQLRNVSKLVVTEGTYSQVMTYKDQKKYFMDMISFEKKALMVVNAEVTVSYDLSKIKYDINETTKTISITNIPEAEMKINPDIHFYSIDESTFNPFGTADYNKINKKVKAEIAKKMEKSKLKTNAENRLISELSKILILTNTMGWTLEYNGETVLTQTGLSKKIKT
- a CDS encoding TetR/AcrR family transcriptional regulator, translated to MKITDRKTEIISVSAQLFKEKGYSAVTMRDIAQAMNIKAASLYNHIKSKQEILVLIVIEIAEEFTNVMNEIVSADITSIQKIEKVIQLHIDITLRNSDALACLNNDWMHLTDNELHYFIKMREEYEQNFRQIIKKGIQDKEIQNINPEVIIFSTLSTLRTLYLWYNKSKNLNEATLRKNMSQVLLNGIV
- a CDS encoding rhodanese-like domain-containing protein, yielding MGLLSMLGLGGKQESVGDFIEKGAIIIDVRSVGEFQQGNIKGSKNIPLNTISTKIEEIKKLNKPVIVCCQSGMRSSQANSILKNNGIESMNGGGWQSLERKL